One genomic region from Haloterrigena gelatinilytica encodes:
- a CDS encoding endonuclease dU, with product MKPGVRALGIAESFRRDADRSTLAGAVVRADRVLDGLAYRRCTVGGTDATEAAVELVAELGRPDVQYVLLGAVAPAWYNFLDPSRVQEAADRPVIAVTFEASDGLEAGLRDAFSGRELDRRLETYRSLPDRRELSVNDETVYVRHRGCDRDEAAAVVRAFTPDGGRPEPIRVASTAARAGDSLVGSLEGEENDTT from the coding sequence ATGAAGCCCGGGGTGCGGGCGCTGGGCATCGCCGAGTCGTTTCGTCGTGACGCGGACCGAAGCACGCTCGCCGGTGCCGTCGTCCGTGCCGACCGTGTCCTCGACGGACTGGCGTACCGTCGGTGTACCGTCGGCGGCACCGACGCGACCGAGGCCGCTGTGGAACTGGTCGCCGAGTTGGGTCGACCCGACGTCCAGTACGTCCTGCTCGGCGCCGTCGCACCCGCGTGGTACAATTTTCTCGACCCGTCTCGCGTCCAAGAGGCCGCCGATCGGCCGGTGATCGCCGTCACCTTCGAGGCGAGCGACGGTCTCGAGGCCGGCCTCCGAGACGCCTTTTCCGGACGGGAACTCGACCGGCGCCTCGAGACGTATCGCTCGCTTCCGGATCGGCGCGAACTGTCGGTCAACGACGAGACCGTCTACGTGCGCCATCGTGGCTGCGATCGCGACGAGGCCGCCGCGGTCGTGCGCGCGTTCACGCCCGACGGCGGGCGCCCGGAGCCGATTCGGGTCGCGAGCACGGCGGCTCGAGCGGGCGATTCGCTCGTCGGATCGCTCGAGGGAGAGGAAAACGATACGACGTAA